The Vreelandella piezotolerans genomic interval ACGAGCCAGCAGGCCCGCTGCGCATTACCGCGCTGGGCGACACCATGAGCAAGGCCGAGCACGCCAAGGCCGTGGCCAAGGTGAAGCAGGACATCATCGACGGCAAGGTTTTCCAGTGCGAAGTGGGCTTCAAGAAACGCTTTCGGATTCAGGGCGATACGCTAGCACTGTATGACCAGTTACGCACCATCAACCCCTCACCGCAGATGTATTACGTGAAGTTTGACGAGCAGAAGCTGATTGGCGCGAGCCCCGAACTGCTGTTCCGCCTGCGCCAGGGCGAGATGGAGACGTTCCCGCTGGCGGGCACCACCCTGCGTGGCCAAACGCCCCAGGAGGATACCCAGCTTGCCCGCGCGCTGCTCAACGACCCCAAAGAGATCGCCGAGCACAATATGATCGTGGACCTGCACCGCAACGATATTGGCCGAGTGGCGCAGTTTGGTACGGTCAAAGTGCGCAGCCTGATGGATATCAAGCGCTTCAGCCACGTACAGCACATTTCGAGCGAGATCGTCGGCATCATTGCCGAGAGCGAAGATATGTTTACCGCGCTGGCCAGCAACTTCCCGGCAGGCACGCTCACCGGTGCGCCAAAAATCGAGGCGATGAAAATCATCGACGACCTGGAAACCGACGGGCGCGGCCCCTACGGCGGCGCGGTGGGCCAGTTCTCCTTCAACGGCGACTGCACCTTTGCGATCCCCATTCGCACGGTGTTCGTCAACGGCGAGCACGCCTACGTGCAAACCTGCGGCGGCAACGTGTATGACAGCAACGCCGACGATGAATACGAGGAGATTCGTCGCAAATTTGCCGGCACCCGCAAGGCCTTGGCCCCCTTTATGGATACGGAAACGGAGAGCCCCGCATGAAGGTGCTGATCATCGATAACTACGACTCCTTCACCTATAACCTCTACCAGTTCATTGGTGAGATTCTGACGACTGAAAAGAATCGCGGCGAGCTGCCTCACTTCGAGATCGTGGTGAAGCGCAATAACCAGATTGATTTTAAAGCGATTGAAGCCATGGCGCCGGATCGCATCATTATCTCGCCTGGCCCCGGCTCACCGGATGACCCTCGCTATTTTGGCGTATGCGCCGAAGTCATCGAAAAGCTGGGCAAAACGACGCCACTACTGGGCGTCTGTTTGGGCATGCAGGGCATCGTTCATGTGTTTGGCGGCAAAGTAATCAAAGCACCGCTGCCGATGCACGGCAAAATCAGCCCCATCCATCACAATAATCGCTCGGTGTTCAAAGGCGTGCCTGACCAGCTCGAGGTGATGCGTTACCACTCGCTGATTGCCGATGCGGCAACGCTGCCGGAGTGCCTGGAAGTCACTGCCACGGTGGGTGAGCTGACCGCCGCGCAGTTTGCCGAGCGAAGCCATTGGCAGTCGGCGGGTGAATTCGAGCTGATGGGCGTGAAGCACCGCGACTACCCCATTCACGGCATTCAGTTTCACCCAGAGTCGTTTGCCACCGAAGGCGGCAAAGAGTTAATTGCCAACTTTCTATTTTCTGACCACTACTGACGAATTCCGCCTTGTATCTGCAGGTGCCTGCCCTTTAGCGGCCTTTGCCCTCATCGCCCAGCGTGAAGGAGGGCGGGTCGCTGGCGGGAAAGGTGTCATCGGCGGCGGCGTCCAGGTCGCTCTCCGACCACACCGTTTCCGTGTTATCCGCCGTATATGCCTTGAAATCCTTCAATAAGCACCACTGCCCCTGGCTCTTGGCCAACGACTCTGGTTTCACCCAAAAGTGGCGTCCGTAGGGTGTACGTATCTCGGCATTTTGGCGCTCACTAATGTTGACCACCTGCCCAACTAACAAGCCGTGGTGATCGACTATTTTTGCGTCTTTCAAAGTATCGTCTGCCATCCTAGCGTCCTCTTCGTATTCCTGATCCGGGCACTCTTCAACGTAGTGGCTCTATGCAAACGCCCGCAAGCCGCGCGGACAACTTTAGCTTTTAGCAAGCCAACGCGGGGCGATTAACGCTTTCCCCGTGCGCGGGGTGGCTTGCCACCGGCAGGCTTACCGCTTGGGCGACCACCCTTCACTGAGCCCTTACCCACCCCCTTCGCCACCGGATTACCGCCGGGCCTACCCTTACCTTTCGCAGCTGGTTTGCCAGCGGGTTTTCCTTTGGCACTCGGTTTACCGGGCACGGCCCCTTTGGCCTTGGCGTCTTTACGTGTTTTGTTACCCGCCTTGGCACCGGAGGAAGCGCGCTTGGACACCGGCTTTTTCTCCTTCGTGCTACTCCTACCGCCGCTGTAGTTGGGCCTGGCTGGCTTTTTCTTCTCGGACGCTTTCTTCTCCGGCGCGACGGCTGAGGTTTCGGTGAGGGCGAGGATCGTCTCGATCTCTTTAGGCGTCAAATCACGCCAATCCCCCAGCGCCAGCCCTTTCAGCGACACGTTCATGATGCGGGTGCGTACCAACTGCGTCACCTCATAGCCAAAGTATTCGCACATTCGGCGAATTTGTCGGTTGAGGCCCTGCACTAGCGTGATATTGAAAACGAACGTGGACTCTTTGACCACTCGACACTTTTTGGTCATCTGCCCCAGAATCGGTACGCCGCCCTGCATACCCGTAATGAACTCATCGGTGATCGGCTTATTCACCGTTACCACGTACTCTTTTTCGTGGTTGTTGTTAGCGCGCAGGATCTTATTGACCAAGTCGCCGTTGTTGGTGAGAAAAATCAGCCCTTGAGAATCTTTATCCAAGCGGCCGATCGGAAAAATGCGTGTGCCGTGCTTCACGAAATCAACGATGTTGTCCTTTTCTGCCGACTCCGTGGTGCTCACGATACCCACCGGTTTGTTCAAGGCGATGAGAACGAGGTCCTCTTCCTCTTGCGGCTCGATCTCCTGGCCATTGACCTTTACCCGGTCTCCTGGGACCACTTGATCACCGGTGGTGGCGCGGCGTCCGTTGATCCACACATTGCCCTGCTCGACAAAGCGGTCGGCTTCGCGGCGGGAGCAGAGGCCACTTTCGCTGATGTATTTATTGATACGGATCGATGTTCGTAACGACATAAAACGCCATGTAGCTTAAATAAACGTTAAAAAGAGGAGCCGGGCTGCTGGAGAAATTCGATCTCTTCTGGGGTAGAGGGTCTACCCAACAGTGCATTGCGATGCGGGTAGCGCCCAAAGCGGTCAATGATGGCCTTGTGACGTTTTTCGAAATCCAGGTTGTTTTCAAGCCCCGCCTGATCGAACAACTGCAGAGCCACCGTGTGAATCGCCGCCGACTCGCTGTGCATATAGGGCATATAGAGAAAACTGCGCTCCACCGCCGAGAGTGTCTGGTCAGCCCCATTGGCCACTGCTTCCTGGGCAAGCCCAAGCGCAAGCGCGTCGTTGGCAAAGGCTCGCGCCTCGTTGCGGTAAATGTTGCGTGAGAACTGATCCAGCACGATGATCTCCGCTAGCCGACCCTGAGCCGTGCGACGCCACTCGAAACACTCGC includes:
- a CDS encoding anthranilate synthase component I family protein yields the protein MSTTDTGAAAGPQPFTLPRKPHYVTLAADCDFFALFQKIERRFDTCYMLESLGEDSHMARHSIIGFDPEYTLYANGNTLTIESRDGDANHYPSDNPYELLRSLIPQNIISRKYAGGLSGYLGYDAMQYFEPSLTLKASDDFDTFRFGLYKDGLILDKMTGEVTYFYYDNSRYAFLQTLIDADDEPAGPLRITALGDTMSKAEHAKAVAKVKQDIIDGKVFQCEVGFKKRFRIQGDTLALYDQLRTINPSPQMYYVKFDEQKLIGASPELLFRLRQGEMETFPLAGTTLRGQTPQEDTQLARALLNDPKEIAEHNMIVDLHRNDIGRVAQFGTVKVRSLMDIKRFSHVQHISSEIVGIIAESEDMFTALASNFPAGTLTGAPKIEAMKIIDDLETDGRGPYGGAVGQFSFNGDCTFAIPIRTVFVNGEHAYVQTCGGNVYDSNADDEYEEIRRKFAGTRKALAPFMDTETESPA
- a CDS encoding anthranilate synthase component II translates to MKVLIIDNYDSFTYNLYQFIGEILTTEKNRGELPHFEIVVKRNNQIDFKAIEAMAPDRIIISPGPGSPDDPRYFGVCAEVIEKLGKTTPLLGVCLGMQGIVHVFGGKVIKAPLPMHGKISPIHHNNRSVFKGVPDQLEVMRYHSLIADAATLPECLEVTATVGELTAAQFAERSHWQSAGEFELMGVKHRDYPIHGIQFHPESFATEGGKELIANFLFSDHY
- the rluF gene encoding 23S rRNA pseudouridine(2604) synthase RluF, whose amino-acid sequence is MSLRTSIRINKYISESGLCSRREADRFVEQGNVWINGRRATTGDQVVPGDRVKVNGQEIEPQEEEDLVLIALNKPVGIVSTTESAEKDNIVDFVKHGTRIFPIGRLDKDSQGLIFLTNNGDLVNKILRANNNHEKEYVVTVNKPITDEFITGMQGGVPILGQMTKKCRVVKESTFVFNITLVQGLNRQIRRMCEYFGYEVTQLVRTRIMNVSLKGLALGDWRDLTPKEIETILALTETSAVAPEKKASEKKKPARPNYSGGRSSTKEKKPVSKRASSGAKAGNKTRKDAKAKGAVPGKPSAKGKPAGKPAAKGKGRPGGNPVAKGVGKGSVKGGRPSGKPAGGKPPRARGKR
- a CDS encoding DUF924 family protein — translated: MTVDAQAVLAFWFQELTPAQWFKKDDNMDRQIAERFSDVLARAAACECFEWRRTAQGRLAEIIVLDQFSRNIYRNEARAFANDALALGLAQEAVANGADQTLSAVERSFLYMPYMHSESAAIHTVALQLFDQAGLENNLDFEKRHKAIIDRFGRYPHRNALLGRPSTPEEIEFLQQPGSSF